TAAAAGGGGTCTATAGCCATCCCTGTTATGAAATCCTGCATGACTTGACATAAGCCTATGAATAACTGAGTCAATTGTCctaaatatatgtattttataCTGAGGCATTGGATGCGATGATGCCCGATTGCAATAATTTGTCTTTCGATCATCTTTTTCTCTCAGTTCTTCACAGATGGAATCACCAATAAGTTGCTGGGCTGCTACGTGGGCGGGGTCATGCAGGATGTGGTCCTGGTGCGTATCTATGGCAACAAGACAGAGCTGTTTGTGGACCGGGAGAACGAGGTGAAGAGTTTCCGGACGCTCCACGCACACCGCTGCGCCCCTCGTCTCTACTGTACCTTCAACAACGGCCTCTGCTATGAGTTCCTACAGGGCCAGGCGCTGGAACCCGAACACATCCGCAGCCTGCCCACATCCAGGTACAGCGACAGATAGCCCACCGCGCTGAgtacaaccccccaccccccccttaGGTTTGGATAGAAAAGAGTAGAAACTCTGAGCTATCCTACCGGGCCCTAATCGTAGAATAACTACTCCCACATAAAACAGGCAGTGCTCTACGTACCTTTTGAATTCATGTTCAGGTGAAACCACAGTACACCTGCACTTTACACGTTCCATAATCTTCGGCATTGTCATGTAAGGTGTGGTGCTTCTGTGAACCTAATATATGGGTGAGTCCGCATGGTAAGGTAATGTGACTTGTTCCCTTGAGGAACATCACTAACAGTGGAAACATGGGCCATAGATAGATAGCTACAGGTCAGGAGTGTGATTGAAAGCTCATCCTGGCTCTGGTTACAGAACCATTCTTTAGCTAAAGCCCAACCGCTCCAGGGCTATGCATTCAGTTCACAAGTGTCCAATATCGGGTACACCGAAGTACATAGACAAATATAGCCTCACCCGTAGGTGTGAACTCACCTTAAGCTTAGTGAGTTGGCAGTCTTGGGTTTCTCCATTTGACCCGACTTTCATTAAATTCTGGGATTCTTTACAAATATGGCCTCTAGTGTATAGGCTAGTACTGAAGTAAGAGTTTTACGGTCTTGGCCTCAAGAATTGGTCCCTCTTCTCAAAACCCCCTATCGCCGACTCACATGGCTTCCACCACCCTACAGGCTCATCGCGAGGCAGCTGGCTAAGTACCATGCCATCCATGCTCACAACGGATGGGTGCCCCAGTCAGACCTGTGGCTGACAATGGGCAAGTACTTCGCCCTGGTGCCCAAGTTCTTCCAAGACCCAGAGATGAACATGAGGTGAGTGGTGTAGATAAGGAAATGAACTGGGTCCCAATATCCAGACCTGCATGGTACAGAGTATGAAGGGCTGTGTTGGCGTATTCATGCCATGCACACTGAATAGTATGCTAGTTGAGCTATTGGGACATAGTTGAGGTCTAGATAGGAGGACTGCGTTATCTTTGTCGGGACACCTGAAATCTGGAGGTTTCTCATCAATACCTTTTTAAGGGTATAAAACTGTTATTATTGATGCTTGAATATTTTGCCTCCACCTATTTCCTATTTTATGACTCATTAACGTGGCCAGGAGTTTTTCTAGGTAAGGTCTGTTTACATAGTGATGAGGAAACTCCCTGGGGCTCTAGTTTGGAACTTTCCACCAGGAAGCTCTTGAATGGAACACTAGAGTTATACGAGAGATGCTTGTCCTTTGACCTCTGGCATGCCTGAGCGATTGCACAGTGAGTGTCTTCCATTCCTCACATTGCTTCACCAGGTGTGTTTACCTGAAGAGTACGAGCCCCCCTGTCAATCAAACCACACCCACTCTTCAGGAAGAATATGTAccgttgcctagttaaataaaaaatactgtaCAGTTTTAGTTTGGGATGTTGACCGTTTTAATAAAGTCATGTGGATTGGAGATTAATTAACTATTCTTGGAGTTTCAAGCCTTTTACAAGACTCCTCTATGCAGTCATAGTTTATTGATCTGAGATTACATGTTGATGAGTTTACTCTTGACTGATGTCAGTTTTCTAGCAGATTCCAACCCTCTTCTTTTATTGGTTCGATATGGAACAATAATACGGTACCTCTGATATTGCGCAACACCTCTACTTCTTTCCCTGTGTACTTTggtaatctctctttctctcccccccctgtctctctgcctctttcgctctctttcctttctacctccaccctctccctccatccccaggtTAAACAGTGAGGTGCCTAGTCGAAGGCGACTGAGGGAAGAGATGGTGTGGATGCAGCAGAGTCTGTCTGTGCTGGGCTCTCCTGTAGTCCTCTGCCACAATGACCTGCTGTGTAAGAACATAATCTATAATCAGCTAGGAGGTGAGTTTCACCCTGCATGCCCAAACATACTGCACTGCACCTAGCCACTATTGCACTGTCCACCACTACCCAGTCACAGGTAGGCCTGATTTCATATACTGCACCAGagtttggggtcaattccatttttaAATTCAGTTGATTCAGGAAGTCGACTGACATTCCAATTCTGATTTTCCACATTGAAGACAAATGAGGAGAAATTGAATTTCAGTTTAGTTCTGGAGTTAAAATAGATTTGAGGCACTGCACTCCTGCTCTGCACGGCATTCTCCCAGTCACAAGCCACAAACCACAGGAAGGACTGACCATAGTGTTCAGTAGGTAAACATTTTGAGAGAACATTCTGAAACAGAGGAGGTATGAAGTATCCAAACTTGTTAAATTGCCTTATTTTGGTTTGTTTCAAAGTGTTTTCTCCTGTTTTGCTCAACTGAACAGGGCCCTGGCTTTAGTGCATCTTGTGTAGCCAACTACCATCAGAGCCAACAGGCTTTGCCCATCATGGTCATGCTAGCTAAGGGTGGGAAGGGTGGGAGCTCCGTAGCCCATTTACATTTTTAtcaatacatgtttttatttgtgGTTCTTTGGGAATGctgttttgtttgtgttgtgAATGCCTTCGGTACTAACGGCCGCCCGTGTACAAAGAGGATGCAAGTAGAAATGGTCTCAGACCAGACTGTACCCGCCAGGTGGCCAATGGTTGCAGAGGGAGTGGCGGGGTGCTTTTACCggagggtggtggaggagagCATTCTTACCTGAGGCTAAGGTGGGGGAGAGGGATTCAGCTGGTTTTTACCTGAGAAAACATGGGAATGGGGGAGAGCGCTGTCTACCCCTTCGCTGATCTGTTCGGTGAGGGGGCGGGATGATCTCACAGCTCGTGTCCAGCTTTTCTCTCTTAAGAGTGACAGGAGGGAGCGGCTGGCCAGCCAGAGGGAGGGTTGACGTACCCAGTTCAGAACACACCACTGTTCTACGCCTCAGCTCAGAGCAGCAGTAGGGCATATCTCACTCATTTCACTCAGACAGTGACTGACAGCTCTGTGTTAGCTCGCTCAGTGCACCATTTGCTCTTGGTACTTTCACTCCGTGACTGACGGCCCTTGTAGTGCTAGCTCTTTACCATACTGTTATCCAACCCAGTGCTAGCTCTTTACCATACTGTTAACCAACCCAGTGCTAGCTGTTTACCATACTGTTATCCAACCCAGTGCTAGCTGTTTACCATACTGTTATCCAACCCAGTGCTAGCTGTTTACCATACTGTTATCCAACCCAGTGCTAGCTGTTTACCATACTGTTATCCAACCCAGTACTAGACCACAGCTGGCTTACTTGGTGACAGGGTAGCTCTTTTCTGTTttatgagagggaggagagggaaaccTCAAGCTTTGGCAATAACAAAAAATAATCGCTGATAACATAACTAACTACAGTTAAAGTGTAGGCAGAGCACACATAGCTTTTTCAACCACAGTCTCTCAGCGAGTATTTTAGTACGGTCTCTCTGTGAGAGCAGAGGGAAGCCTCTTCCTTCCAACAATAACAAAGCAATTTACCCTCTGAAACTGACTAAATTGAAAGATTAGGGAAACTTTAAACTGATTTAAGATGTTTACAAGAGTCGTTTCAGTTCACCCAATAAGAGAGCAGGGTTGTTTGTCTCATTAATCTGAAAAACAGTGTCCtcccttttttttcttcttcccccCAAGGCCTCATCCCTCTGTTTATCTTTCTGCTCTCAGTCAAGTCGGGTGATGAAGGGAGAGAAGTAGTCAAATTCTGCCCCAAGTCCCTGAGACTCAAACCTGTGCTGCTTAGTTTACCACAGGAAGCCACTCAATTATCTCATTTACATAGGAGCAGGGAGGTGTCGTGCCATTAGGTCCCATGTGGACCAATCAGAGTGTAACTTTGAAGGGGCCTGTTCCGAAAAGGGGGAAGTGTGAGAgaccaaaggagaggagagaagtggcaGTTTCTGCAGTTTGTGTGACcgtggttgtgtgtgtgaatgcgagagagtgtgtctgtgtctgtgtgtgtgtgatggatgtgaGTTTGCCCAAACCTTTTCGTCTGCTGTACAGGGCTACTAGCCACTGACTGGAGGTGTTCTGTTGTGTCCTGCTAGGACCGCCCGGCGTCCGGTAACCATCTCACGTGTCTTTACTAAGTCaacctcagaaacacacaccaaaacactcatacacacactgtaTGTGGAACTGTACTGTGACAAACACATTTGTAATTTAGGGTGCTTCAACAAGCACTCTTGAATATGACCTGCATAGTAAATTAAATGATTAAATGATAAAGACCCAAAAGCATTTGACTGGGTATTGTTGTTGTCAGGGAGAGAGCTAAAACAGCTCTTTCAAGTTAGATTTTGGGGGTAAGGCTTTGCATGTTGACATCACCTCGGGCACTGTTTCTTCGCTAGAGGGCAGTGTTGCGTCTCTTTACCTCTCAACACCACATTCCTTCTGCATGGTGCGTCTTTTTCCATCTTTCCACCACAATCACTTCCTCAACGCATGACCTTTTACCAAACCAATTCCACTGCAAGTTCCAAAACGGCATATGAACCAATCTAGCCCAATATAAACTTGCCGTGGAAAGTAATATAGATTTCTTaactttttttaaatgacgcatttCGACTCCTTTTCATATTCCTCTGTGTATTTATTTCCAACACTAACCGAACAACAACAACTAAACATGTAAAAATGATGCATTATTCCTCTGTGTAGAATGGCATCTGTGAGCTCATTTGTTTGCGAAGCCAATCAGGAGATTTCCTGGAAAAAGTTGATAACTGACTATGTCTTCTGAATTGGATAATCCAATCCATTTTTCAATCACATTACTGGTTCCTGTAGCCTACGTTGGAATTGTGATCTCCCCCACTCTTATATATATAGGGGCAGAAAAAATGGAAGTGAAACCGAGAAGGAGAACATAAAATCAATCTCTTTTTGATTTCTATTTTGAAAATATCAGTTCAACTTTTTCCAGAGCACGTTGAAATTCAAACTGGGTGGAAGCTGGTCCTACTTCtgaatgttatttttttgttttgttagcTAACTCCTCTGACTGTTATATAACATGACAACCACTGTCATGACCACGCCTGTCAGAGGAATCAGCTAAAGCACATTTACCTGTTTTGGACCAGGCGAACTGCATGTCTGCATCAATTAGgcctatatgtctgtctgtctgcccactTTCTATGTGTCTGCATTTTTATCAACTTCCTTGTCTTTGTTATTTTCACTTCCCTTCAAAATGCAAACTCTTACTCCTCAACCCCAGAGgcctacagtatttacagtaggCTGTCAGTGAGGCATCAGAACCacttagactagagagagggatgataaTGGGTTAATAATGCACAGCTTTATCATTTCTAATGTGACGGGTCTCTGTCCTGTACTAAACAAACCTTCCTCTCTGCTCCTTTCAGAAAATGTCAAGTTCATTGACTACGAATACGCTGGGTACAATTACCAAGCCTATGACATTGGGAACCACTTCAATGAATttgcaggtgagtgtgtgtgttttgggtcacgtTGCCAAGTGCGAATGCACATTGGTCATTTTACTAAGTGCTGCGTGTACAGTATCTGTTGTGGTCCACTGTAGCTCAGTTGCtaaagcatggcacttgcaatgctaggatagtgggttcaattccaAGGGCCACTCGTAAAATGTGCACTCGTGACTGCTTTGGATAaaaccatctgctaaatgactattatattattatggTCAGTGTGTTAAGCTTGTTTGGTCATTGTACTAAGCATTTGTGTGTTTGACCTTTTACttagcgtgcgtgtgtgtgtcctgtgtaggTCTGAATGAGGTGGACTACAGCCACTACCCAGAGCGGAGTTTGCAGCTGCAGTGGCTGCGCTCCTACTTGGAGGCCTATAAGGAACACAAAGGTCAAGGGTCAgaggtcactgagacagaggtGGAGGTGCTCTACGTACAGGTCAACCGCTTCTCCCTGGTGAgttcacttttttttttgtgtAGTTGATTTGTGGTTTCCACCCAAGACTAAGTTGGCGTACCTTCGTACATTTGTCACATTTTTATTAGAGTTTTGTTTACAAGATGAAGTATTAGACTGATGTTTAGTGAGACTTTGACACCGGGAAATCAGCCAGTAACATTCCTAGGTAAAGTTGAAAGGCTCTTTTTGAAGCTTTTCAACAAGGAAATCTTCAATGCCAGTCATCTCCGTCTGTTTGATGTTCTCAGTTCACTGCTCTGCCCTTCAGCTTCCCTCTTTCTTCATCCCCTCCGCTCTTCTCCACTCACTTCTTTCAGAGAAACGACACAATGTACCCAACACAAATCAATTGCACAAGGATGTGTGTGTTCGGGCCAATCGCTCAAGGTTAATTGGTTGGGCCTTTAATCAATGGTTAGGGCAGTGTAGTCTATTGTGTTGAACTGTCTCCTCTGGTACCTAGCAGAGATTGTTGTTTCCCTGAAGACATAGACACATCTAGAAGGTATGTCCCCTGGGAATTGAAAGGCAGAGGAGAACTTTGAAAGAAACACATAGTAGACCTGCAAATGAGAGACATGAAGCAGGataaatggctttgtaaatattTCTAATTGACTGTTTGCTGTGCAACGGAAGTGCAGCACTGCTAATTTACCAGTGTACTTTACACGACAGCTTAGCTGAAGAAAGTTCCAAAGCGTTTTCTACAATGTCACATAGAGAGAAGTGACCTTGCAAACGTGTGGAAAACGAATGAGAAGAGTTAAGCCTTGTTATGGACAATAGAGTCCCTGGGGGTATTATCCATACATTAGCTATACATGGGGGTAGGGCCGCAAATCCATAGGCTAAACAAACAGCAAAAGAAGCTTGCTGTTCCGGTTTTGAAGTAGGGAGACTCAATAGCATGCTCCTTAGAGATTTCCAGGACGATCCTAGAATTCTGATTTTGCACAGTCAACAGTActatcccaactccacctgagactGAGGCCCTACCTCCTCCTTTGGTAACTACACGTGTGTTTACTGTAGATAGAAGTCTACCGCGGAAACCAAGGCTACCACAACGCCTTTGTTGGTTGTTACTATGGGCTTTGTCATGTTTGCTGTGACAATGGTGTTAAAGATTTCCATTCTAGTCAGGACTATGATCACTGACCCACATTCAATAACATGACTATCCCCCattcttttccccctctctccaggcATCTCATTTCTTCTGGGGCCTATGGGCTCTGATTCAGGCCGAGTTCTCCACCATTGATTTTGACTTCCTGGGGTAAGTGGCTTCAGAAATGTAGGTTTTGATCCAGAGACGAGTTGAGAGCTTGGCACTATAAGGTTCTGTCTGCAAAAATATGCTTTTGAGATAATTGGCTGTGTAGTTccgaaccctcattggtttgaatggtgtctgcAATTTTTCTGTTGTATTAATTTCAACTTGCATTggggtatttagagtactatataggtagagaacattgaccAGAACAAGGCTTTGTCCGAAATGCAGATGGAATGttatagtcccaagctctcaAAGACATGACATTACAGCCCTAGCAGTTATAACATATTCATAGTTTCTGTAATAATGTTATGTTGAGTGCTTTGTTTCACGACGAATGACCTTCTGATGTTATGCCCTTACGCAGCATCTTGTTTTCTTATgatatttaaaaaacatatatatttcaccttttatttaaataggccatggtggcgaagtaattacaatatagcaattaaacactggaatggtagatgtgccgAAGATTAATgttcaagtagagatactggggtgcaaaggagcaagataaataaataaatacagtatagggatgaggtaggtagctagatgggctgtttacaggtgGGCTATGTATATTGTCACTGACTTGATATTGTGTTACTAACGTTGATGTACATTGGCTCGCTCGTTTCAGATACGCAGTCCTTCGCTTCAGCCAGTATTTCAAGATGAAGCCAGAGGTTGGAGCGCTGAACTTTCCAGAATAAAAGTCCTCCTCCCTATCTGGTCCTCATGTCCACCATGGAGTGCCCTCTAGGGGGTGTCGGGAAAGAAGACCCGGAGAGAGCCTAGTCCACACTTCCTGTGGATTTAATTCGGCACTCACTAGAGACTCATAGAACCCTATGGGAACTTGTAGAACTATATTAGAACTCCTAGAACCCTATGGGAGCTTATAGAACTATATGATAACTCATAGAACCCTTTGAGAACTCCTAGCTGTTAGAAACCATGACTCACCATCCATTGACACTCCACAGGGCCAATTCCATAGCATCACTGCTACAGACAGATCCCTACCTAGCTCGCTATAGAAGCCTAGAACCATGCACTTCTTCATAAAGACCCAGCCCTTCAAAATGTCAAAATATGCAAAGGGGACAAAAGAGCACTatcatggccttttttttgttgtttaagAACAACCAAATGAAAACGGTGTCACGTAAAATATGGTGAATTCAGTGTGACATTCCAGTAGCATCTCTCACCCCAGTCTGTGCCCGTCCACAGGGGTAACTCACAACAGGGGAGACCTGGACCAACTCTGTAACTTGTCTCCTGTGTTGTGCTGCTGACTGACTGGGAATATTAGTGTGTGTGGGCTCACTCCGAGCCATTCCTATTGGATATATACATCTCTTGTCTGGGCTCGCTGGTCCACTGATTATTTAGTCACCGGTATAGCTGTTGGTTTAATGGTAGGTTATATAGTAAGTTACCAATATGTGTTGGTGCACTTGGTATAGTCaccaatatatatatttgttggtTAAATGGTTAGACTCACTTACGCACTGTCTCCTAGGTAACAAACAGGAGTGCATCCATCTTGTTTACATTCTGTTCCCCTGACTGAAACAACGTCCACTTCCTTACCGTAACTAGGCTGTAGTTTGATTCATGGGAAATGTGTCGTCATGATGACGGCCAGGAATATTTCCTGACCATTTCCTGGTGAAACTCTGACCAGGAGAAACTCGGGGCCTTCTGGTCTGGAAACCCTCCAAGCCCAAGTCATGACTGTTATGTTCACTGTATTATAAGTCATTTAGATTCACTTTCTGTTTTATCATTTAACCTCATGGGGCAGTTGTATTTGGCTAGACTCAGCCTAATCCTGGACTAAAAGGCACTTTCAATGGAGAGTTGATGTTCAATGGTGTCACCTTTTGGAAGTGATTTTTAGTCCAGGAGTATAGGCTTAAGCTGGTATATtgttgcctggctacccatccacatCACTCCGGCCAACTGAAGTTTCTTCTCCACAATGAGTCTGGATTTGCCTCCCTCCCTGATGATTTCTAGAATGTGAACACATTCTGAgcgttctgattggtcccagagtCGGGCCAGATCCGGGCCTACGTGGATGACATTATCAACCTTGATACTCTGGTTAGATTCTGTTAGACCATCCAATCGCTGTTGAATTTGTTTTGTACAATGCCCCTCGTTTTGAAGTCACACAAACAACTTCTAGGATGGCAGTTTCAGACCATGTATGTAGGGATCGATAGAGCAGCGGAATTAAATTCAGGGTGAGTCGTCTGACAAGGTTTAGTGCAACTCTCTGTGAGACAACTGAGGTAAGACCTATGATTGGAGGACCAATGGCTTTGGTAGGGAGTGTCTTTGAAAGATGCATCTTTAACTGAaagattctaacagtatagtagTTCATGTCTTCATCTGTTTATAATGTATGCGCTGCTTGGCTCTAGAAGTTCTTTACGACAAAAAGTTCCATCTAATAGGTAAAAACCAACCAATACCAAAGTGCTGGTCTTTTTTGCTTGTACATAATTGCACATTGTATTTTTCCATTTAGAAATAATACTATTGATAATGTACAATATTTACTTTTTAAAGTGCAGTTTTATACCTATTTAAGTGATCATCTGTTTTCTGACTGGGAG
This Oncorhynchus clarkii lewisi isolate Uvic-CL-2024 chromosome 21, UVic_Ocla_1.0, whole genome shotgun sequence DNA region includes the following protein-coding sequences:
- the LOC139378671 gene encoding ethanolamine kinase 1-like isoform X2 → MANYIHVPDEAPAVPKIDVTLDENDYRSGALRLIKELRPFWKPSEVKMKFFTDGITNKLLGCYVGGVMQDVVLVRIYGNKTELFVDRENEVKSFRTLHAHRCAPRLYCTFNNGLCYEFLQGQALEPEHIRSLPTSRLNSEVPSRRRLREEMVWMQQSLSVLGSPVVLCHNDLLCKNIIYNQLGENVKFIDYEYAGYNYQAYDIGNHFNEFAGLNEVDYSHYPERSLQLQWLRSYLEAYKEHKGQGSEVTETEVEVLYVQVNRFSLASHFFWGLWALIQAEFSTIDFDFLGYAVLRFSQYFKMKPEVGALNFPE
- the LOC139378671 gene encoding ethanolamine kinase 1-like isoform X1, whose amino-acid sequence is MANYIHVPDEAPAVPKIDVTLDENDYRSGALRLIKELRPFWKPSEVKMKFFTDGITNKLLGCYVGGVMQDVVLVRIYGNKTELFVDRENEVKSFRTLHAHRCAPRLYCTFNNGLCYEFLQGQALEPEHIRSLPTSRLIARQLAKYHAIHAHNGWVPQSDLWLTMGKYFALVPKFFQDPEMNMRLNSEVPSRRRLREEMVWMQQSLSVLGSPVVLCHNDLLCKNIIYNQLGENVKFIDYEYAGYNYQAYDIGNHFNEFAGLNEVDYSHYPERSLQLQWLRSYLEAYKEHKGQGSEVTETEVEVLYVQVNRFSLASHFFWGLWALIQAEFSTIDFDFLGYAVLRFSQYFKMKPEVGALNFPE